In the genome of Cronobacter malonaticus LMG 23826, one region contains:
- a CDS encoding sensor histidine kinase, whose protein sequence is MYEFNLVLLLLQQMCVFLVIAWVMSKTRLFIPLIQVSIRLPHKLLCYVTFSGFCIMGTYFGLHIQDSIANTRAIGAVMGGLLGGPLVGGLVGLTGGLHRYSLGGMTALSCMVSTIVEGLLGGIVHSWLIRRGRTDKIFNPFTAGAITLVAELVQMGIILLIARPFSDALHLVQNIAAPMVVTNTIGAAMFMRILLDKRAMFEKYTTAFSATALKVASATEGILRQGFNVENSMKVAQVIRQELEIGAVAITDREQLLAFTGIGMDHHLPGSPISSPWTLRAIESGEVVYADGNEVPYRCSLHPNCKLGSTLVIPLRGENRKVVGTIKLYEPKHRLFSSINRTLGEGIAQLLSAQILAGQYERQKQLLTQSEIKLLHAQVNPHFLFNALNTLMAVIRRDSEQACQLVQYLSTFFRKNLKRPTDVVSLADEIDHVNAYLQIEQARFQSHLQVSMNLPDELRHIRLPAFTLQPIVENAIKHGTSQLLGPGEIALRASRDDDHLVLEIEDNAGLYQPNAVSNGLGMSLVDKRLRARFGDECGISVACEQDRFTRITLRLPLEGTT, encoded by the coding sequence CTGGTGATCGCCTGGGTGATGAGTAAAACGCGGTTGTTTATCCCGCTGATTCAGGTCTCGATTCGCCTGCCGCATAAGCTGTTGTGCTACGTCACGTTCTCCGGTTTTTGCATTATGGGCACCTATTTCGGGCTGCATATTCAGGATTCCATCGCCAATACCCGCGCCATTGGCGCCGTCATGGGCGGGCTGCTCGGCGGGCCGCTGGTAGGCGGGCTGGTGGGGCTTACCGGCGGTCTGCATCGCTATTCGCTTGGCGGCATGACCGCGCTGAGCTGCATGGTGTCAACGATTGTCGAAGGGCTGCTCGGGGGCATCGTTCATAGCTGGCTGATTCGCCGCGGGCGCACCGATAAAATCTTCAACCCTTTTACCGCAGGCGCGATCACGCTGGTGGCGGAATTAGTGCAGATGGGCATTATTCTGCTGATCGCCCGCCCGTTCAGCGACGCGCTGCATCTGGTGCAAAACATCGCCGCGCCCATGGTCGTTACCAATACCATCGGGGCCGCGATGTTCATGCGTATTCTGCTCGACAAGCGCGCCATGTTTGAGAAATACACTACGGCGTTTTCGGCCACCGCGCTCAAGGTTGCCTCCGCGACGGAAGGCATTCTGCGCCAGGGGTTTAACGTCGAAAACAGCATGAAGGTGGCGCAGGTAATTCGCCAGGAGCTGGAGATAGGCGCGGTCGCCATTACCGATCGCGAACAGCTGCTGGCGTTTACCGGCATCGGTATGGATCACCATCTGCCCGGCAGCCCCATTTCGTCGCCCTGGACGCTGCGGGCGATTGAGTCCGGCGAAGTGGTCTACGCCGATGGCAACGAAGTGCCGTACCGCTGTTCGCTGCACCCGAACTGTAAGCTCGGCTCGACGCTCGTTATTCCGCTGCGCGGCGAGAACCGCAAGGTGGTGGGCACCATCAAGCTGTATGAACCAAAGCATCGCCTGTTCAGCTCGATCAACCGCACGCTGGGAGAAGGCATTGCGCAGCTGCTTTCCGCGCAGATCCTGGCGGGCCAGTATGAACGTCAGAAGCAGTTGCTCACCCAGTCGGAAATCAAACTGCTGCACGCCCAGGTGAATCCGCACTTTCTGTTTAACGCGCTGAACACGCTGATGGCGGTGATCCGCCGCGACAGCGAGCAGGCCTGCCAGTTAGTGCAGTACCTCTCGACGTTTTTCCGCAAAAACCTTAAGCGCCCGACGGATGTGGTGTCGCTCGCCGATGAAATCGACCATGTGAACGCCTATCTGCAAATTGAACAGGCGCGGTTTCAGTCCCATTTGCAAGTGAGCATGAACCTGCCCGATGAGTTGCGCCATATCCGGCTGCCCGCGTTTACGTTGCAGCCGATTGTCGAGAACGCTATCAAGCACGGCACGTCGCAGCTCTTGGGCCCCGGCGAAATCGCCCTGCGCGCCAGCCGCGACGATGATCATCTGGTGCTGGAAATTGAAGATAACGCCGGGCTTTATCAGCCTAACGCCGTCAGCAACGGCCTTGGCATGAGCCTGGTGGATAAACGACTGCGCGCGCGCTTCGGCGACGAGTGCGGCATTTCGGTCGCCTGTGAGCAGGACCGCTTTACCCGGATTACCTTACGTTTACCGCTGGAGGGAACGACATGA
- the btsR gene encoding two-component system response regulator BtsR — protein sequence MISVLIVDDEPLARENLRLLLKEEADIEVVGECANAVEAIGAVHRLRPDVVFLDIQMPRISGLEMVGMLDPDTRPWIVFLTAFDEYAVKAFEEHAFDYLLKPIETARLQKTLARMRNERREQDMTPITERQEALKFIPCTGHSRIWLLQMEDVAFVASRLSGVYVTSSQGQEGFTELTLRTLESRTPLTRCHRQYLVNMAHINEIRLEENGQAELLLRHGQTVPVSRRYLKTLKEALGLRG from the coding sequence ATGATTAGCGTGCTGATTGTCGATGATGAGCCGCTGGCGCGGGAGAATCTGCGCCTGCTGCTGAAAGAGGAGGCCGACATCGAGGTAGTGGGCGAATGCGCCAACGCCGTCGAAGCCATCGGCGCGGTACACCGCTTGCGCCCGGATGTAGTCTTTCTCGATATCCAGATGCCGCGCATCTCCGGCCTTGAAATGGTCGGCATGCTCGACCCCGACACCCGCCCGTGGATTGTTTTTCTGACCGCGTTTGACGAATACGCCGTGAAGGCGTTTGAAGAGCACGCCTTTGATTATCTGCTCAAGCCTATTGAGACCGCGCGTCTGCAAAAGACGCTCGCGCGGATGCGTAATGAACGCCGCGAGCAGGATATGACGCCCATCACCGAGCGTCAGGAGGCATTGAAGTTTATTCCCTGCACCGGCCATAGCCGTATCTGGCTGCTGCAAATGGAGGACGTGGCGTTTGTCGCAAGCCGCCTGAGCGGCGTTTATGTCACCAGCAGCCAGGGGCAGGAGGGCTTCACGGAGCTGACGCTGCGCACGCTGGAGAGCCGCACGCCGCTGACGCGCTGTCACCGGCAGTATCTGGTCAATATGGCGCACATCAATGAAATTCGGCTGGAGGAGAATGGCCAGGCGGAACTGCTGCTGCGCCACGGCCAGACGGTGCCGGTTAGTCGCCGCTATCTCAAAACCCTGAAAGAGGCGCTCGGGCTGCGCGGATAA
- a CDS encoding methyl-accepting chemotaxis protein — MGLLKDFSIRAVMLTVLGVLCVLWAAVGVYSVYSLSAMADGNRVDRQLVSQMTVLSKGNDQYFRFVTRLTRAMENGTPDAKSLESAQQALDNMSRQLDTFKQLSPGPLDPAVSQQVIADWQKLLDDGVIPQMKLAREGTSDAYRAHAGKVTPVFSRAFGASAEKFNAAAGAKLDATRERVDSMTSTTKTVIIIAVIIGLLLLLLTDRYLVAMLVKPLEKIRNHFTLIAGGDLSQPVEPFGRNCVGKLVPLLTAMQDQLREAVSAIRHGSENIWRGASEISAGNNDLSSRTEEQAAALEQTAASMEELTSTVRLNAENARQASELAHAASENAGKGGQLAQNVIETMQGISGSSKKIADITSVINSIAFQTNILALNAAVEAARAGEQGRGFAVVAGEVRNLASRSAEAAREIEALITESVERIDKGSELVNAAGDSMAEIYRGVSNVSTIIKQIASASEEQSKGISQVGVAITQMDTVTQQNASLVEQVSAAAAALERQTEELQSTVQKFRLSA; from the coding sequence ATGGGCCTGCTTAAAGACTTTTCCATCCGCGCAGTGATGCTGACGGTGCTCGGCGTACTCTGTGTGTTATGGGCGGCCGTGGGCGTCTACAGCGTCTATTCGCTCTCGGCGATGGCCGATGGTAACCGCGTCGACCGCCAGCTTGTTTCACAGATGACCGTGCTCAGCAAAGGCAACGATCAGTATTTCCGCTTCGTCACCCGTCTGACCCGCGCCATGGAAAACGGCACGCCGGACGCCAAATCGCTCGAATCCGCGCAGCAGGCGCTCGACAATATGTCGCGCCAGCTCGACACGTTTAAACAGCTTTCTCCCGGCCCGCTCGATCCGGCCGTATCACAACAGGTGATCGCCGATTGGCAGAAGCTGCTGGATGACGGCGTGATCCCGCAGATGAAACTGGCGCGTGAAGGCACGTCGGACGCGTACCGCGCCCATGCCGGCAAAGTGACGCCGGTATTCAGCCGCGCGTTTGGCGCGAGCGCCGAGAAATTCAACGCCGCGGCGGGTGCCAAGCTTGATGCCACCCGCGAGCGCGTCGACAGCATGACCAGCACCACCAAAACCGTGATTATTATCGCGGTGATTATCGGCCTGCTGCTTCTGCTGCTGACCGACCGCTATCTGGTGGCGATGCTGGTGAAGCCGCTGGAGAAAATCCGCAACCACTTTACGCTTATCGCCGGTGGCGATCTCAGCCAGCCGGTGGAGCCGTTTGGCCGCAACTGCGTCGGTAAACTGGTGCCGCTGCTGACCGCGATGCAGGATCAGCTGCGTGAAGCGGTGAGCGCGATTCGCCACGGTAGCGAAAACATCTGGCGCGGCGCGTCGGAAATTTCGGCGGGCAATAATGACCTTTCGTCCCGTACCGAAGAGCAGGCCGCGGCGCTGGAGCAGACCGCCGCCAGCATGGAAGAGCTGACCTCCACCGTGCGCCTTAACGCCGAAAACGCCCGTCAGGCGAGCGAGCTGGCGCATGCCGCGTCAGAAAACGCCGGTAAAGGCGGCCAGCTGGCGCAAAATGTTATCGAGACCATGCAGGGTATTTCCGGCAGCTCGAAGAAAATCGCCGATATTACCAGCGTAATTAACAGCATTGCGTTCCAGACCAATATTCTGGCGCTCAACGCCGCCGTAGAAGCGGCGCGCGCAGGCGAACAGGGCCGCGGATTCGCGGTGGTCGCAGGCGAAGTGCGCAACCTCGCGAGCCGCAGCGCCGAAGCCGCCCGTGAAATCGAGGCGCTCATCACCGAATCGGTCGAGCGTATCGATAAAGGCTCTGAGCTGGTTAACGCGGCGGGCGATTCGATGGCGGAAATCTACCGCGGCGTCTCCAACGTCAGCACGATCATCAAGCAGATAGCCTCAGCGTCTGAAGAACAAAGCAAGGGCATCTCGCAGGTGGGCGTCGCCATCACTCAGATGGATACCGTTACCCAGCAGAACGCCTCGTTGGTGGAGCAGGTGTCCGCCGCCGCCGCCGCGCTGGAGCGCCAGACCGAAGAGCTGCAAAGCACCGTGCAGAAGTTCCGCCTCTCGGCCTGA
- a CDS encoding ABC-F family ATP-binding cassette domain-containing protein, with protein MSTLLTAHSLRIDSPFGPVLNALSFTLKKGDRIGLIGHNGCGKSTLLKALDGTLAPAEGVVTRAARCLLARVEQHLPDELHQQTLLEALLARLPEAERESSAWRAQALLANIGFAEAAWSLTAGSLSGGQHTRLLLARALITSPDLLLLDEPGNHLDLPTLLWLEQFLARWNGSFILVSHDSALLDSVTNRTWILRDGQLQAFDLPCTQARAALAARDESDALRHKAEQKEIDRVTASAKRLATWGQVYDNEDLARKAKQMEKQVARLKEEQTELAQGSRWRLTLSGDALAADRLLELENLAVSAAPDAPTLFTLPLARLKSGDRVALLGHNGCGKSSLLRLLWRQWQTGETVPGVTFHPRVSLGYYDQSLHQLPDNATLLEALEPFAPELQQRKLALISAGFPWARHGQRVDTLSGGERSRLLFVGLSLARYSLLMLDEPTNHLDMEGKEALAQTLQTFEGGLLLVTHDRTLMEASCNRFWLVEDGGLSEWHNMEALMARLRAAPMQEAMDVADAVTAPSETNSDAHLLERLIELEARLNADLERKPRHQKPALQAEWRKEIAHLSAALGLE; from the coding sequence ATGAGCACATTACTGACGGCGCACTCTCTGCGCATTGATTCCCCGTTTGGCCCGGTGCTGAACGCCCTTTCCTTTACCCTGAAAAAAGGCGACCGCATTGGCCTCATCGGTCATAACGGCTGCGGCAAAAGCACGCTTCTGAAAGCGCTGGACGGCACGCTTGCGCCTGCCGAAGGCGTTGTGACGCGCGCGGCGCGCTGTCTGCTGGCGCGCGTGGAGCAGCATCTGCCGGACGAACTGCATCAGCAGACGCTACTTGAAGCGCTGCTGGCCAGGCTGCCTGAGGCCGAGCGTGAAAGCAGCGCCTGGCGGGCGCAGGCGTTGCTGGCGAATATAGGCTTTGCCGAGGCGGCCTGGTCACTCACGGCCGGCTCGCTCAGCGGCGGCCAGCACACCCGCCTGCTGCTGGCGCGGGCGTTGATAACCTCGCCTGACCTCTTGTTGCTCGACGAGCCGGGCAACCATCTCGATCTCCCCACCCTGCTGTGGCTGGAGCAGTTTCTGGCCCGCTGGAACGGCAGCTTTATTCTGGTCTCCCACGACAGCGCGCTGCTGGACAGCGTAACCAACCGCACCTGGATATTGCGCGACGGTCAGCTTCAGGCGTTCGATCTCCCCTGTACGCAGGCACGCGCGGCGCTGGCGGCGCGGGATGAGAGCGATGCCCTGCGCCATAAAGCGGAGCAAAAAGAGATAGACCGCGTGACGGCGAGCGCGAAACGGCTTGCCACGTGGGGACAGGTTTATGACAACGAAGATCTCGCGCGCAAAGCCAAACAGATGGAAAAACAGGTGGCGCGGCTCAAAGAAGAGCAAACCGAACTGGCGCAGGGCAGCCGCTGGCGACTGACGCTCTCCGGCGACGCGCTGGCGGCGGATCGCCTGCTTGAGCTGGAAAATCTGGCCGTCAGCGCGGCACCTGATGCGCCGACGCTCTTTACCCTGCCGCTGGCGCGGCTTAAAAGCGGGGATCGCGTGGCGCTGCTTGGGCATAACGGCTGCGGGAAGTCGTCGCTGCTGCGCCTGCTGTGGCGACAGTGGCAAACAGGGGAAACGGTTCCCGGCGTCACCTTCCATCCGCGCGTGTCGCTCGGGTATTACGATCAGTCGCTGCATCAGTTACCGGATAACGCCACGCTGCTGGAGGCGCTGGAGCCGTTCGCGCCTGAGTTGCAACAGCGTAAGCTTGCGCTTATCAGCGCCGGTTTCCCGTGGGCGCGGCACGGGCAGCGGGTTGACACGCTGAGCGGCGGCGAGCGCTCGCGCCTGCTGTTTGTCGGCCTGTCGCTTGCGCGCTATTCGCTGCTGATGCTCGATGAGCCGACCAACCATCTCGATATGGAAGGCAAAGAGGCGCTCGCGCAAACCCTGCAAACGTTCGAAGGCGGGCTGCTGCTGGTGACGCACGACAGAACGCTGATGGAGGCGAGCTGTAACCGCTTCTGGCTCGTGGAAGATGGCGGTTTGAGCGAGTGGCACAATATGGAAGCGCTGATGGCACGCCTGCGCGCAGCGCCGATGCAGGAGGCGATGGATGTGGCCGATGCAGTCACCGCGCCGTCTGAGACGAACAGCGACGCACATCTGCTGGAACGGCTGATTGAGCTGGAGGCGCGGCTCAACGCCGATCTCGAACGCAAACCGCGCCACCAGAAACCTGCCCTGCAGGCCGAGTGGCGTAAGGAGATAGCGCACCTCAGCGCCGCGCTGGGGCTGGAATAA
- a CDS encoding RcnB family protein: MLKTRMIVAGVLLMSVASAFAADAVKPKSIDSYEVKEFHSDSKKYTIGDIVPDLYRTEQYNIKQWQIRNLPAPEAGTHWTYMGGYYVLITDADGKVVRAMNGDIFYHR, translated from the coding sequence ATGTTGAAAACCAGAATGATCGTAGCGGGAGTGCTGTTGATGTCGGTGGCCTCTGCATTCGCCGCAGATGCGGTAAAACCCAAATCCATTGATAGCTATGAAGTGAAAGAGTTTCACTCCGATTCCAAAAAATACACCATCGGCGACATCGTGCCGGATCTCTACCGCACCGAGCAGTACAACATCAAACAGTGGCAGATCCGCAACCTTCCCGCCCCGGAAGCTGGCACACACTGGACTTACATGGGCGGCTATTACGTGCTTATCACCGACGCCGATGGCAAAGTCGTGCGCGCCATGAACGGCGACATTTTCTACCACCGTTAA